The following are from one region of the Silene latifolia isolate original U9 population chromosome 9, ASM4854445v1, whole genome shotgun sequence genome:
- the LOC141599930 gene encoding putative WD repeat-containing protein C2A9.03: MADNQIVEFEYMADDQDVVDLVDEMEEYYGRDDVNMGMDEYDLLTKVTDTSAANARQGKDIQGIRWDRLNITRDKYRLTRLEQYKNYENVPTSGETVEKEWKSKEKGGNYYDFFYNSRMVKPTILHFQLRNLVWASSKHDVYLMSNYQVMHWSSLSRNLTEVVNFADHVSPSEKHKGSLLEGFTQTQISTLAVKDKLMVAGGFQGELVCKHLDKPGVSFCTRTTYDDNAITNAVEIYDSSSGGYRFMASNNDGGIREYEMERYQLLRHFRFPWPVNHTSISPDRKLVAVVGDHEDGLLIDSQTGKEVASVVGHRDYSFATAWHPNGRVFATGNQDKTCRVWDVRKLSAPVSVLKGNLGAARSIRFSSDGQFMVVAEPADFVHVYSTKLNYQKRQEIDFFGEISGVSMSPDDESLYIGIWDRTYASLLQYNRRHSYQYLDSFV, encoded by the exons ATGGCAGACAACCAAATTGTAGAATTTGAATACATGGCTGACGATCAGGATGTAGTCGATTTGGTTGATGAAATGGAGGAGTACTATGGTAGAGACGATGTAAACATGGGAATGGATGAGTATGATTTG CTTACTAAGGTGACTGATACCTCAGCCGCCAACGCAAGACAAGGCAAAGACATACAAGGTATTCGTTGGGATAGATTGAATATAACAAGAGACAAGTACAGGTTAACTAGGCTCGAACAATACAAGAATTATGAGAATGTTCCGACCTCTGGAGAAACTGTCGAGAAG gagtggaagtcaaaggagAAAGGTGGAAACTACTATGATTTTTTCTATAACTCAAGAATGGTGAAGCCTACCATTCTACATTTTCAG CTAAGGAACCTTGTTTGGGCCTCCTCAAAACACGATGTCTATCTCATGTCCAACTATCAAGTTATGCATTGGTCATCATTATCTCGAAATTTGACCGAAGTTGTCAATTTTGCCGATCATGTTTCCCCTTCTGAG AAACACAAAGGAAGTTTATTGGAAGGTTTCACACAAACTCAGATTAGTACGTTGGCGGTGAAGGACAAACTCATGGTTGCAGGGGGATTCCAAGGGGAATTAGTATGCAAG CATTTGGATAAACCTGGAGTCAGCTTTTGTACACGGACAACATATGACGATAATGCCATCACCAATGCAGTTGAGATATATGACAGCTCAAG TGGGGGATACCGTTTCATGGCATCAAATAATGATGGTGGAATCCGAGAGTACGAGATGGAGAGATATCAGCTCCTGAGACACTTTCGTTTCCCATGGCCAGTTAAT CACACATCAATTAGCCCGGACAGGAAGCTTGTCGCCGTTGTTGGTGATCACGAAGATGGCTTGCTTATTGACTCCCAAACTGGAAAG GAGGTTGCATCAGTGGTAGGTCATCGAGACTACTCCTTCGCCACTGCATGGCATCCCAATGGACGAGTTTTTGCCACTGGCAATCAAGACAAGACATGCCGAGTGTGGGATGTGAGAAAGTTATCTGCACCCGTGTCTGTTTTAAAAGGAAACTTGGGGGCAGCACGGTCCATCCGATTCTCATCGGACGGGCAATTCATGGTGGTTGCCGAGCCTGCTGATTTCGTCCATGTGTACAGTACAAAATTAAATTACCAAAAACGCCAGGAAATCGATTTCTTTGGAGAAATATCTGGGGTTTCTATGAGCCCCGATGACGAGTCTTTATACATTGGAATATGGGATCGAACTTATGCAAGCTTGCTTCAGTATAACAGGAGGCACTCATATCAGTACCTTGATTCATTCGTGTGA